The Terriglobales bacterium sequence CGGACGGCGCCAGGGTGATGGCGATCATCAGAAGCACGAACCGGCGCATTGGTTTCGTTCTCCCCTTACCTCCGGAAGTGGCCGAGGATGGCTTCGGCCTGCGGCCGGGTGACGACGGCGGCGAGGGCGGCGGCGCCGGCGGCCTTGACCGCTTGAACGCTGCCGAAGTGCTCGAGCAGGCGGCGGCGAGTGGTTTCGCCGATGCCGGGGATCTCCAGCAGCTCGGAGGCGCGGTCGCGCATCTGGCGGCGCTTGCGGTGGAAGGTGACGGCGAAGCGGTGGCTCTCGTCGCGGATGCGCTGGATCAGGTGCAGCACCGGCGAGTGGCGGTCGAGCGCCAGCGGCTCGTCCTCCTGGCCGTGGACGTAGATGATCTCCTCGCGCTTGGCGATCGCCGCCAGCGGCTGGTGGACGATCTGCAACGACTCGAGCGCCTGGGCGGCGGCGTGAAGCTGTCCCAGGCCGCCATCAACAAGGATGAGCGAGGGCATCTTCTGCTTGTCGTTTTTCTGTTCTGCTTGCAGGCGCTTGTAGCGCCGGGCGACCACTTCGCGCATGGCCGCGAAGTCGTCCACGCCTTCCACGCTCTTGATGAGGAACTTGCGGTAGTCGGACTTCTTCATCTTACCGTCTTCCCAGACCACCATGGAGGCCACCGTTTCCGCCCCTTGGATGTGGGAGATGTCGAAGCACTCGATGCGGTGGGGCAGCTCGGGCAGGGTGAGCGCGTCCTGCAGCGCCTGCTGGATGGCGCGCGTCGCGGGCTGGAGGACGCGGAAGCGCTGGTCGTACGACTGCTTGGCGTTGCGCGCGGCCAGGTCCAGCAGCGAGCGCTTCTCGCCGCGCTGCGGGACGTGGATCTCAACCCGGCCGTCGCGGCTCTCCGCCAGCAGCTCCTCCAACGCGGCGCGGTCGTCGAAATCCACCGGCAGGTAGATGTTGCGCGGGACGTAGGGCTGGCCGATGTAGACCTGCTTCAGCAGGGCGGAGAAGAAGACGGCGGGGTCGAAGCTCTGCGAACTCTGCGTCGGTTCTCGGCGAGCTCTGCGGTCAGGGTCTTTAGCCGCAGAGGGCGCAAAGGAAGGATTCACAGAGGGCGCAGAGGATTCCGCAGAGAGCGCAGAGGAATCCGCGGAAGGCGCGGAGAAAACCTCGGGCAGGTCTTCCCAGAAGAACTCACGGCGGTCGAGGATGCGGCCGCCGCGCATGTGAAACAAGTTGACCGCCAGCCGCTGCTCCTCGAAGTGGTAGCCGAAGAGGTCGGCGTCGTCGCCGGCGACGGCGGCCATGCGCTGCTTCTCGCTCAACTGGGTGAGGGTGGAGATGAGGTCGCGGTACTTGGCGGCGCGCTCGTACTCCTCGGCGGCGGAGGCCTGCTCCATGCGCGCCTTGAGGGAATGCGCCAGGTCCGTCGGCCGTCCTTCCAGGAAGAGCTTCAGGTCGCGCACCGCCTCCTGGTAGATCTCGTCGGTGGTCAGGCCCTGGACGCACGGTCCCAGGCAGCGCCGGATGTGGTACTGCAAACACGGCCGGGGATGGAAGTGCGTGAGGTCCACGGTGCAGGAGGGCACCAGGAAATGGCGGTGGATGAGGTCAGCGACGCGGTGGGCGAGGTTGGCGGGGAAGTAAGGGCCGTAGTAGGCGCTGCCGTCCTGCTTGAGACGCCGGGTGACGTACACCCGCGGGAAGCGCTCGCCCAGGGTGAGCTTGATGTAGGGATAGGTCTTGTCGTCGCGCAGCAGGATGTTGAAGCGCGGCTGCTTCTGCTTGATGAGGTTGTTCTCGAGGGCCAGGGCCTCCTTCTCGTTGTCCACGACGATGTAATCGAGGTCGACGGCCTCGCGCAGGAGCGAGCCGGTTTTTGCGTCCTCCGCCGCGCCCTCGGCGAAGTAAGAGCGCACTCGCGCCCGCAGGCTGTTGGCCTTGCCCACGTACAGCACCTCGCCCTCGGCGTTCTTGTAGAGATATACGCCGGG is a genomic window containing:
- the uvrC gene encoding excinuclease ABC subunit UvrC, which translates into the protein MDLHQKIRTLPASPGVYLYKNAEGEVLYVGKANSLRARVRSYFAEGAAEDAKTGSLLREAVDLDYIVVDNEKEALALENNLIKQKQPRFNILLRDDKTYPYIKLTLGERFPRVYVTRRLKQDGSAYYGPYFPANLAHRVADLIHRHFLVPSCTVDLTHFHPRPCLQYHIRRCLGPCVQGLTTDEIYQEAVRDLKLFLEGRPTDLAHSLKARMEQASAAEEYERAAKYRDLISTLTQLSEKQRMAAVAGDDADLFGYHFEEQRLAVNLFHMRGGRILDRREFFWEDLPEVFSAPSADSSALSAESSAPSVNPSFAPSAAKDPDRRARREPTQSSQSFDPAVFFSALLKQVYIGQPYVPRNIYLPVDFDDRAALEELLAESRDGRVEIHVPQRGEKRSLLDLAARNAKQSYDQRFRVLQPATRAIQQALQDALTLPELPHRIECFDISHIQGAETVASMVVWEDGKMKKSDYRKFLIKSVEGVDDFAAMREVVARRYKRLQAEQKNDKQKMPSLILVDGGLGQLHAAAQALESLQIVHQPLAAIAKREEIIYVHGQEDEPLALDRHSPVLHLIQRIRDESHRFAVTFHRKRRQMRDRASELLEIPGIGETTRRRLLEHFGSVQAVKAAGAAALAAVVTRPQAEAILGHFRR